From a region of the Zonotrichia albicollis isolate bZonAlb1 chromosome 5, bZonAlb1.hap1, whole genome shotgun sequence genome:
- the PRKG2 gene encoding cGMP-dependent protein kinase 2 isoform X2, translating into MGNGLVKPKHLRQPNRHVANLAIGCAASHKFLMDPCLGINVINGPADVLCSKVVELEKELKRKDQQLQESRSHVAELQEQLAMQTKVIAELTKELQSKCIQLNKLQDVVNTQGEHSLQPSPFKVSADRRRGAKEGVSAEPTTGLCDLSRQTVFSLEKAAVRKDSSEKKLITDALNKNQFLKRLEPHQTRDMVECMYERTFQQGSYVIRQGEPGNHIFVLKEGSLEVFQQNKLLSSIPVWTAFGELAILYNCTRTASVKAITNVKTWALDREVFQNIMRVTAQTRQEQYRNFLRSVSLLKNLPEDKLTKIMDCLEVEYYDKGDYVIREGEEGNTFFIIAKGKVIVTQSTTDRSQPQVIKNLYKGDYFGEKALISDDVRSANVIADEYNVECLVIDRETFNQTVGTYEELQTYLEGYVANLAQADEKRHAKGRSFCGQLTKEVSLEMIELKEKVAQFPPSPFQNLEVVTTLGVGGFGRVELVKVKNENVAFAMKCIKKKHVVDTKQQEHIYSEKKILEQICSPFVVKLYRTFKDNKYVYMLLEACLGGELWSLLRDRGSFDEFTTKFCVGCVTEAFDYLHQIGIIYRDLKPENLILDAEGYIKLVDFGFAKKIGSGQKTWTFCGTPEYVAPEVILSKGHDFSVDFWSLGILVYELLTGSPPFSGADQMMTYNLILKGIEKLDFPKAITRRPEDLIRRLCRQNPTERLGNLRNGINDIKKHRWLNGFNWDSLKVRKLTSPLKRELSGPTDYSYFDSYPPEVGSPPDELSGWDKDF; encoded by the exons ATGGGGAATGGATTAGTGAAGCCCAAGCACCTGAGGCAGCCCAACAGGCACGTGGCAAACCTGGCTattggctgtgctgccagccacaagtttctcatGGACCCATGCCTGGGCATCAATGTGATCAATGGGCCAGCTGATGTCCTCTGCAGCAAGGTAGTGGAActggagaaggagctgaagAGAAAAGATCAGCAGCTGCAAGAGAGTCGTAGCCACGTTGCTGAGCTTCAGGAGCAGCTGGCCATGCAGACTAAGGTCATAGCAGAACTCACCAAGGAGCTCCAGAGCAAGTGCATTCAGCTGAACAAGCTGCAGGATGTTGTTAACACTCAAGGAGAGCACTCTCTTCAGCCTTCTCCATTTAAAGTCTCTGCtgacaggaggagaggagctAAGGAAGGTGTATCTGCAGAGCCAACAACAGGACTGTGTGATTTGAGCAGGCAAACTGTGTTTTCCCTTGAAAAAGCAGCAGTCCGAAAGGATTCCAG TGAGAAGAAGCTCATCACAGATGCCCTGAACAAAAACCAGTTCCTGAAGAGACTGGAGCCCCACCAGACACGAGACATGGTGGAATGCATGTACGAGAGGACGTTCCAGCAGGGCAGCTACGTCATCAGGCAGGGAGAGCCGGGAAATCACATCTTCGTGCTCAAAG AAGGCAGTCTGGAAGTCTTTCAGCAGAATAAACTCCTCTCCTCAATACCTGTGTGGACAGCATTTGGAGAACTGGCCATTTTATACAACTGCACACGGACAGCTTCTGTGAAAG CAATCACTAATGTTAAAACATGGGCACTGGACAGAGAAGTGTTTCAAAATATCATGAGAGTTACAGCACAAACCAGACAAGAGCAATACAGAAACTTCCTTAGAAG tgtgtccctgctgaaaAACTTACCTGAAGATAAATTAACCAAGATCATGGACTGCCTGGAAGTG GAGTACTATGACAAGGGAGATTATGTTATTcgggaaggagaagaaggaaacacCTTCTTTATAATAGCAAAAGGAAAG GTGATAGTTACCCAGAGTACCACAGACCGCTCGCAGCCTCAGGTGATTAAAAATCTATACAAAGGAGATTACTTTGGAGAAAAGGCTCTCATTAG TGATGACGTCAGATCAGCAAATGTCATTGCAGATGAGTACAACGTGGAGTGCCTCGTTATAGACAGAGA GACATTCAATCAAACAGTTGGAACTTATGAGGAGCTGCAAACTTATCTGGAAGGTTATGTGGCCAATCTGGCCCAGGCTGATGAGAAACGACACGCAAA aggCAGATCCTTCTGTGGACAGTTGACCAAAGAGGTGTCTTTGGAGATGATAGAGCTGAAGGAGAAAGTAGCCCAGTTCCCTCCTTCCCCATTCCAGAATTTAGAAGTTGTCAcaactctgggtgttggtgggTTCGGAAGGGTTGAGCTT GTTAAAGTTAAAAATGAGAACGTGGCTTTTGCTATGAAATGCATAAAGAAGAAACACGTAGTGGACACCAAACAGCAAGAGCACATCTATTCTGAGAAGAAAATCCTTGAGCAGATATGTTCTCCATTTGTTGTGAA GCTGTATCGCACGTTCAAGGATAACAAATACGTGTACATGCTCCTGGAGGCTTGCCTTGGAGGGGAACTGTGGAGCTTGCTGAGAGACAG AGGCAGCTTTGATGAATTCACCACCAAGTTTTGTGTTGGTTGTGTGACAGAGGCTTTTGACTATCTGCATCAAATAGGAATTATCTACAGAGACCTGAAgccagaaaatttaattttggatGCTGAAGGATATATAAAATTG GTTGATTTTGGATTTGCAAAGAAGATTGGATCAGGGCAGAAAACCTGGACATTCTGTGGAACCCCTGAGTATGTTGCCCCTGAAGTCATTCTGAGTAAAGGCCATGACTTCAGCGTGGATTTTTGGTCCCTTGGGATTCTTGTGTATGAACTCCTCACTGGCAG cCCACCATTCTCTGGGGCTGATCAGATGATGACGTACAATTTGATTCTCAAAGGCATTGAAAAGCTGGATTTTCCTAAAGCAATAACGAGGCGACCTGAGGATTTGATCCGCAGGCTCTGCAG gcaaAACCCTACAGAAAGATTAGGCAATTTGAGGAATGGAATAAATGACATCAAGAAGCACAG GTGGCTGAATGGTTTTAACTGGGATAGTCTGAAAGTGAGGAAATTGACATCGCCTTTAAAAAGAGAG TTGTCTGGACCAACTGATTACAGCTACTTTGACAGCTATCCACCTGAAGTGGGAAGCCCTCCAGATGAACTTTCAGGCTGGGACAAGGATTTCTGA
- the PRKG2 gene encoding cGMP-dependent protein kinase 2 isoform X1, with amino-acid sequence MLNIASFWGKPEWIQIYPRAWASPSQAVQRFEGQFARARAAASLQLRARQPRPAHRAAESEQDKHLSWVPHYLCARSLDKMGNGLVKPKHLRQPNRHVANLAIGCAASHKFLMDPCLGINVINGPADVLCSKVVELEKELKRKDQQLQESRSHVAELQEQLAMQTKVIAELTKELQSKCIQLNKLQDVVNTQGEHSLQPSPFKVSADRRRGAKEGVSAEPTTGLCDLSRQTVFSLEKAAVRKDSSEKKLITDALNKNQFLKRLEPHQTRDMVECMYERTFQQGSYVIRQGEPGNHIFVLKEGSLEVFQQNKLLSSIPVWTAFGELAILYNCTRTASVKAITNVKTWALDREVFQNIMRVTAQTRQEQYRNFLRSVSLLKNLPEDKLTKIMDCLEVEYYDKGDYVIREGEEGNTFFIIAKGKVIVTQSTTDRSQPQVIKNLYKGDYFGEKALISDDVRSANVIADEYNVECLVIDRETFNQTVGTYEELQTYLEGYVANLAQADEKRHAKGRSFCGQLTKEVSLEMIELKEKVAQFPPSPFQNLEVVTTLGVGGFGRVELVKVKNENVAFAMKCIKKKHVVDTKQQEHIYSEKKILEQICSPFVVKLYRTFKDNKYVYMLLEACLGGELWSLLRDRGSFDEFTTKFCVGCVTEAFDYLHQIGIIYRDLKPENLILDAEGYIKLVDFGFAKKIGSGQKTWTFCGTPEYVAPEVILSKGHDFSVDFWSLGILVYELLTGSPPFSGADQMMTYNLILKGIEKLDFPKAITRRPEDLIRRLCRQNPTERLGNLRNGINDIKKHRWLNGFNWDSLKVRKLTSPLKRELSGPTDYSYFDSYPPEVGSPPDELSGWDKDF; translated from the exons GTCCCTGGACAAAATGGGGAATGGATTAGTGAAGCCCAAGCACCTGAGGCAGCCCAACAGGCACGTGGCAAACCTGGCTattggctgtgctgccagccacaagtttctcatGGACCCATGCCTGGGCATCAATGTGATCAATGGGCCAGCTGATGTCCTCTGCAGCAAGGTAGTGGAActggagaaggagctgaagAGAAAAGATCAGCAGCTGCAAGAGAGTCGTAGCCACGTTGCTGAGCTTCAGGAGCAGCTGGCCATGCAGACTAAGGTCATAGCAGAACTCACCAAGGAGCTCCAGAGCAAGTGCATTCAGCTGAACAAGCTGCAGGATGTTGTTAACACTCAAGGAGAGCACTCTCTTCAGCCTTCTCCATTTAAAGTCTCTGCtgacaggaggagaggagctAAGGAAGGTGTATCTGCAGAGCCAACAACAGGACTGTGTGATTTGAGCAGGCAAACTGTGTTTTCCCTTGAAAAAGCAGCAGTCCGAAAGGATTCCAG TGAGAAGAAGCTCATCACAGATGCCCTGAACAAAAACCAGTTCCTGAAGAGACTGGAGCCCCACCAGACACGAGACATGGTGGAATGCATGTACGAGAGGACGTTCCAGCAGGGCAGCTACGTCATCAGGCAGGGAGAGCCGGGAAATCACATCTTCGTGCTCAAAG AAGGCAGTCTGGAAGTCTTTCAGCAGAATAAACTCCTCTCCTCAATACCTGTGTGGACAGCATTTGGAGAACTGGCCATTTTATACAACTGCACACGGACAGCTTCTGTGAAAG CAATCACTAATGTTAAAACATGGGCACTGGACAGAGAAGTGTTTCAAAATATCATGAGAGTTACAGCACAAACCAGACAAGAGCAATACAGAAACTTCCTTAGAAG tgtgtccctgctgaaaAACTTACCTGAAGATAAATTAACCAAGATCATGGACTGCCTGGAAGTG GAGTACTATGACAAGGGAGATTATGTTATTcgggaaggagaagaaggaaacacCTTCTTTATAATAGCAAAAGGAAAG GTGATAGTTACCCAGAGTACCACAGACCGCTCGCAGCCTCAGGTGATTAAAAATCTATACAAAGGAGATTACTTTGGAGAAAAGGCTCTCATTAG TGATGACGTCAGATCAGCAAATGTCATTGCAGATGAGTACAACGTGGAGTGCCTCGTTATAGACAGAGA GACATTCAATCAAACAGTTGGAACTTATGAGGAGCTGCAAACTTATCTGGAAGGTTATGTGGCCAATCTGGCCCAGGCTGATGAGAAACGACACGCAAA aggCAGATCCTTCTGTGGACAGTTGACCAAAGAGGTGTCTTTGGAGATGATAGAGCTGAAGGAGAAAGTAGCCCAGTTCCCTCCTTCCCCATTCCAGAATTTAGAAGTTGTCAcaactctgggtgttggtgggTTCGGAAGGGTTGAGCTT GTTAAAGTTAAAAATGAGAACGTGGCTTTTGCTATGAAATGCATAAAGAAGAAACACGTAGTGGACACCAAACAGCAAGAGCACATCTATTCTGAGAAGAAAATCCTTGAGCAGATATGTTCTCCATTTGTTGTGAA GCTGTATCGCACGTTCAAGGATAACAAATACGTGTACATGCTCCTGGAGGCTTGCCTTGGAGGGGAACTGTGGAGCTTGCTGAGAGACAG AGGCAGCTTTGATGAATTCACCACCAAGTTTTGTGTTGGTTGTGTGACAGAGGCTTTTGACTATCTGCATCAAATAGGAATTATCTACAGAGACCTGAAgccagaaaatttaattttggatGCTGAAGGATATATAAAATTG GTTGATTTTGGATTTGCAAAGAAGATTGGATCAGGGCAGAAAACCTGGACATTCTGTGGAACCCCTGAGTATGTTGCCCCTGAAGTCATTCTGAGTAAAGGCCATGACTTCAGCGTGGATTTTTGGTCCCTTGGGATTCTTGTGTATGAACTCCTCACTGGCAG cCCACCATTCTCTGGGGCTGATCAGATGATGACGTACAATTTGATTCTCAAAGGCATTGAAAAGCTGGATTTTCCTAAAGCAATAACGAGGCGACCTGAGGATTTGATCCGCAGGCTCTGCAG gcaaAACCCTACAGAAAGATTAGGCAATTTGAGGAATGGAATAAATGACATCAAGAAGCACAG GTGGCTGAATGGTTTTAACTGGGATAGTCTGAAAGTGAGGAAATTGACATCGCCTTTAAAAAGAGAG TTGTCTGGACCAACTGATTACAGCTACTTTGACAGCTATCCACCTGAAGTGGGAAGCCCTCCAGATGAACTTTCAGGCTGGGACAAGGATTTCTGA